One genomic region from Delphinus delphis chromosome 14, mDelDel1.2, whole genome shotgun sequence encodes:
- the LOC132437038 gene encoding thiosulfate sulfurtransferase/rhodanese-like domain-containing protein 3, which produces MRLLQLLHLSGRLAILGSAETALWGLKSLKGSCNNFCTAICKDVTYMELKNLLESKKIMLIDVREPWEILEYGKIPGSVNIPLDNVDEALQMNPKDFKEKYNEVKPSKSDSLVFSCLAGVRSKKARDTAISLGFNSAQHYAGGWKEWATYEFSEKKQGN; this is translated from the exons ATGAGGCTGCTGCAACTATTGCACTTGAGTGGGCGCCTGGCGATCCTCGGGTCCGCAGAGACTGCGCTCTGGG gTTTGAAGTCACTAAAAGGAAGCTGCAACAATTTTTGTACTGCTATTTGTAAAGATGTCACTTATATGGAACTTAAAAACCTCTTGGAGTCcaaaaaaattatgttaattgATGTTAGAGAACCATGGGAAATTCTTGAGTATGGAAAAATCCCCGGGTCTGTCAATATACCAT tGGATAACGTAGATGAAGCTCTACAGATGAATCCAAAAGACTTCAAAGAGAAGTACAATGAAGTAAAGCCATCCAAATCTGACAGTCTAGTGTTTTCTTGTTTAGCTGGAGTGAGAAGCAAGAAAGCTAGGGACACAGCAATATCTCTGGGCTTTAACAG TGCTCAACACTATGCTGGAGGATGGAAGGAATGGGCAACCTATGAATTTTCGGAGAAGAAACAAGGAAATTGA